The following proteins come from a genomic window of Panthera leo isolate Ple1 chromosome E2, P.leo_Ple1_pat1.1, whole genome shotgun sequence:
- the ZNF132 gene encoding zinc finger protein 132 isoform X3: MAASYGPITEEERLPAAHGTSGASVPICWPSSLAVSSLQSPVTFEDVAVYFSKEEWGLLDAGQRDLYHNVMLENFQLMTSLGCWHGVEDEGTHSKKNASIQGMLQVRIPTANPSTQKADTCDMCGPFLKDILHLDEHQRTYPENTLYTCGACGREFWFSVNLHQHQEEHSREKPFRWDKDRDSFVEHSIVLLSEKPFTCGEDGEDALDSHDLFQHPAIESSGKPYRSTECRKAFSHSSNLEQLLEVRSTQELFKCSNCGKVFQKSSTLLNHLRIHSEETLFRCPTVENSLEEKSTLVNHQKCHNEETCHVCKECEKTFSHPSKLRKHQKFHTGVKHYKCNDCGKTFSHKLTLVHHQRIHTGERPYECSECGKVFNNRSHLTRHEKVHTGERPFECSKCGRAFSQSSNFLRHQKVHTQVRPYECNQCGKAFSRSSALIQHWRVHTGERPYECSECGRAFNNNSNLAQHQKVHTGERPFECSECGRDFSQSSHLLRHQKVHTGERPFECSECGKAFSNSSTLIQHQKVHTGQRPYECSECRKAFSRSSSLIQHWRIHTGERPYECSECGKAFAHSSSLIEHWRVHTRERPYECSECGKFFSQNSILIKHQKVHTGERPYQCSECGKFFSRKSSLIYHWRVHTGERPYECSECGRAFSNNSHLVRHQRVHTRERPYECSQCGKAFSERSTLVRHQIVHTRERTYECGHCGKIFSRLCNLAQHKRIHT, encoded by the exons ATGGCGGCGAGCTATGGGCCAATCACAGAAGAAGAGCGACTTCCTGCGGCTCACGGGACTTCCGGCGCCTCCGTG cCCATCTGTTGGCCTTCTAGCTTAGCTGTTTCATCATTGCAAAGCCCAGTGACCTTTGAAGATGTGGCTGTGTACTTTTCCAAGGAGGAGTGGGGGCTTCTTGATGCAGGCCAGAGGGACCTGTACCACAATGTTATGCTGGAGAACtttcagctcatgacctcacttG GTTGTTGGCATGGAGTGGAAGATGAGGGGACCCATTCCAAGAAGAATGCTTCTATACAAGGGATGTTACAGGTCAGGATCCCCACTGCAAATCCTTCCACCCAGAAGGCTGACACCTGTGATATGTGTGGCCCATTCTTGAAAGACATTTTGCACCTGGATGAACATCAAAGAACATATCCTGAGAATACCCTCTATACATGTGGAGCATGTGGAAGAGAGTTTTGGTTCAGTGTGAACCTTCACCAGCACCAGGAGGAGCACAGTAGAGAAAAGCCCTTCAGATGGGACAAGGACAGGGACTCATTTGTGGAACACTCTATAGTCCTTCTGTCAGAGAAGCCTTTCACTTGTGGGGAAGATGGTGAGGATGCCTTGGACAGCCATGACCTCTTCCAGCATCCAGCCATTGAGAGCAGTGGGAAGCCATATAGAAGCACAGAGTGCAGGAAGGCCTTTTCACACAGTTCTAATCTTGAGCAGCTCTTAGAAGTCCGTTCCACCCAGGAGCTCTTCAAGTGCAGCAACTGTGGAAAAGTCTTTCAGAAGAGCTCCACCCTCCTCAACCACCTGAGAATTCATTCTGAAGAGACACTGTTTAGATGTCCAACAGTTGAAAATTCCTTAGAGGAGAAATCAACCCTTGTTAATCACCAAAAATGTCATAATGAAGAGACATGTCATGTATGTAAAGAGTGTGAGAAGACCTTCAGTCACCCTTCTAAACTGAGGAAGCACCAGAAATTTCACACTGGAGTAAAACATTATAAGTGCAATGATTGTGGGAAAACCTTCAGCCACAAACTCACACTTGTTCATCACCAGCGAATTCATACAGGAGAAAGACCTtatgagtgcagtgaatgtgggaaagtCTTTAATAACAGGTCACACCTCACTCGACATGAGaaagttcacactggagaaaggcctttTGAGTGCAGCAAATGTGGAAGAGCCTTCAGCCAAAGCTCTAATTTCCTTCGGCACCAGAAAGTTCACACCCAAGTAAGACCATATGAGTGCAATCAATGTGGTAAAGCCTTCAGCCGTAGCTCTGCTCTCATTCAACACTggagagttcacactggagaaaggccttatgagtgCAGCGAGTGTGGAAGAGCTTTTAATAATAACTCCAACCTTGCTCAGCACCAGAAAGTTCACACTGGAGAACGGCCTTttgagtgcagtgaatgtggaaGAGACTTCAGCCAGAGCTCCCACCTCCTTCGACATCAGAAAGTTCACACTGGAGAACGGCCTTTTGAGTGCAgcgaatgtggaaaagccttcagcaATAGCTCCACTCTCATTCAGCACCAGAAAGTACATACCGGGCAAAGGCCTTATGAATGCAGTGAATGTAGAAAGGCCTTCAGTCGCAGCTCCAGCCTGATTCAGCACTGGAGAATTCACACCGGCGAAAGGCCTtatgagtgcagtgaatgtgggaaagcctttgcTCACAGTTCCAGTCTCATTGAGCACTGGAGAGTTCACACAAgagaaaggccttatgagtgcagtgaatgtgggaaattctTTAGCCAGAACTCCATTCTCATTAAACATCAGaaagttcacactggagaaaggccttatCAGTGCAGCGAATGTGGGAAGTTCTTTAGCCGAAAGTCCAGCCTTATTTATCACTggagagttcacactggagaaaggccttatgagtgCAGTGAGTGCGGGAGAGCCTTCAGCAATAATTCTCACCTGGTTCGTCACCAGAGAGTTCACACACGGGAAAGGCCCTATGAGTGCAGCcaatgtgggaaggcctttagtGAACGATCCACACTTGTTCGACACCAGATAGTACATACCAGAGAAAGGACTTATGagtgtggccactgtggaaaaattTTTAGCCGTCTTTGCAATCTTGCTCAGCATAAAAGGATTCATACCTGA
- the ZNF132 gene encoding zinc finger protein 132 isoform X2: MTPQGLSLSLPCTAPPTPQTLTRPATSLMDPGQPICWPSSLAVSSLQSPVTFEDVAVYFSKEEWGLLDAGQRDLYHNVMLENFQLMTSLGCWHGVEDEGTHSKKNASIQGMLQVRIPTANPSTQKADTCDMCGPFLKDILHLDEHQRTYPENTLYTCGACGREFWFSVNLHQHQEEHSREKPFRWDKDRDSFVEHSIVLLSEKPFTCGEDGEDALDSHDLFQHPAIESSGKPYRSTECRKAFSHSSNLEQLLEVRSTQELFKCSNCGKVFQKSSTLLNHLRIHSEETLFRCPTVENSLEEKSTLVNHQKCHNEETCHVCKECEKTFSHPSKLRKHQKFHTGVKHYKCNDCGKTFSHKLTLVHHQRIHTGERPYECSECGKVFNNRSHLTRHEKVHTGERPFECSKCGRAFSQSSNFLRHQKVHTQVRPYECNQCGKAFSRSSALIQHWRVHTGERPYECSECGRAFNNNSNLAQHQKVHTGERPFECSECGRDFSQSSHLLRHQKVHTGERPFECSECGKAFSNSSTLIQHQKVHTGQRPYECSECRKAFSRSSSLIQHWRIHTGERPYECSECGKAFAHSSSLIEHWRVHTRERPYECSECGKFFSQNSILIKHQKVHTGERPYQCSECGKFFSRKSSLIYHWRVHTGERPYECSECGRAFSNNSHLVRHQRVHTRERPYECSQCGKAFSERSTLVRHQIVHTRERTYECGHCGKIFSRLCNLAQHKRIHT, translated from the exons ATGACCCCGCAGGGCTTGTCACTGTCGCTGCCTTGCACGGCCCCGCCCACTCCACAGACTCTGACCAGGCCAGCAACCTCGCTGATGGACCCCGGGCAG cCCATCTGTTGGCCTTCTAGCTTAGCTGTTTCATCATTGCAAAGCCCAGTGACCTTTGAAGATGTGGCTGTGTACTTTTCCAAGGAGGAGTGGGGGCTTCTTGATGCAGGCCAGAGGGACCTGTACCACAATGTTATGCTGGAGAACtttcagctcatgacctcacttG GTTGTTGGCATGGAGTGGAAGATGAGGGGACCCATTCCAAGAAGAATGCTTCTATACAAGGGATGTTACAGGTCAGGATCCCCACTGCAAATCCTTCCACCCAGAAGGCTGACACCTGTGATATGTGTGGCCCATTCTTGAAAGACATTTTGCACCTGGATGAACATCAAAGAACATATCCTGAGAATACCCTCTATACATGTGGAGCATGTGGAAGAGAGTTTTGGTTCAGTGTGAACCTTCACCAGCACCAGGAGGAGCACAGTAGAGAAAAGCCCTTCAGATGGGACAAGGACAGGGACTCATTTGTGGAACACTCTATAGTCCTTCTGTCAGAGAAGCCTTTCACTTGTGGGGAAGATGGTGAGGATGCCTTGGACAGCCATGACCTCTTCCAGCATCCAGCCATTGAGAGCAGTGGGAAGCCATATAGAAGCACAGAGTGCAGGAAGGCCTTTTCACACAGTTCTAATCTTGAGCAGCTCTTAGAAGTCCGTTCCACCCAGGAGCTCTTCAAGTGCAGCAACTGTGGAAAAGTCTTTCAGAAGAGCTCCACCCTCCTCAACCACCTGAGAATTCATTCTGAAGAGACACTGTTTAGATGTCCAACAGTTGAAAATTCCTTAGAGGAGAAATCAACCCTTGTTAATCACCAAAAATGTCATAATGAAGAGACATGTCATGTATGTAAAGAGTGTGAGAAGACCTTCAGTCACCCTTCTAAACTGAGGAAGCACCAGAAATTTCACACTGGAGTAAAACATTATAAGTGCAATGATTGTGGGAAAACCTTCAGCCACAAACTCACACTTGTTCATCACCAGCGAATTCATACAGGAGAAAGACCTtatgagtgcagtgaatgtgggaaagtCTTTAATAACAGGTCACACCTCACTCGACATGAGaaagttcacactggagaaaggcctttTGAGTGCAGCAAATGTGGAAGAGCCTTCAGCCAAAGCTCTAATTTCCTTCGGCACCAGAAAGTTCACACCCAAGTAAGACCATATGAGTGCAATCAATGTGGTAAAGCCTTCAGCCGTAGCTCTGCTCTCATTCAACACTggagagttcacactggagaaaggccttatgagtgCAGCGAGTGTGGAAGAGCTTTTAATAATAACTCCAACCTTGCTCAGCACCAGAAAGTTCACACTGGAGAACGGCCTTttgagtgcagtgaatgtggaaGAGACTTCAGCCAGAGCTCCCACCTCCTTCGACATCAGAAAGTTCACACTGGAGAACGGCCTTTTGAGTGCAgcgaatgtggaaaagccttcagcaATAGCTCCACTCTCATTCAGCACCAGAAAGTACATACCGGGCAAAGGCCTTATGAATGCAGTGAATGTAGAAAGGCCTTCAGTCGCAGCTCCAGCCTGATTCAGCACTGGAGAATTCACACCGGCGAAAGGCCTtatgagtgcagtgaatgtgggaaagcctttgcTCACAGTTCCAGTCTCATTGAGCACTGGAGAGTTCACACAAgagaaaggccttatgagtgcagtgaatgtgggaaattctTTAGCCAGAACTCCATTCTCATTAAACATCAGaaagttcacactggagaaaggccttatCAGTGCAGCGAATGTGGGAAGTTCTTTAGCCGAAAGTCCAGCCTTATTTATCACTggagagttcacactggagaaaggccttatgagtgCAGTGAGTGCGGGAGAGCCTTCAGCAATAATTCTCACCTGGTTCGTCACCAGAGAGTTCACACACGGGAAAGGCCCTATGAGTGCAGCcaatgtgggaaggcctttagtGAACGATCCACACTTGTTCGACACCAGATAGTACATACCAGAGAAAGGACTTATGagtgtggccactgtggaaaaattTTTAGCCGTCTTTGCAATCTTGCTCAGCATAAAAGGATTCATACCTGA
- the ZNF132 gene encoding zinc finger protein 132 isoform X1 — protein sequence MTSPPTFIFLESYGIRSGRVSQAQGPACANFLKPICWPSSLAVSSLQSPVTFEDVAVYFSKEEWGLLDAGQRDLYHNVMLENFQLMTSLGCWHGVEDEGTHSKKNASIQGMLQVRIPTANPSTQKADTCDMCGPFLKDILHLDEHQRTYPENTLYTCGACGREFWFSVNLHQHQEEHSREKPFRWDKDRDSFVEHSIVLLSEKPFTCGEDGEDALDSHDLFQHPAIESSGKPYRSTECRKAFSHSSNLEQLLEVRSTQELFKCSNCGKVFQKSSTLLNHLRIHSEETLFRCPTVENSLEEKSTLVNHQKCHNEETCHVCKECEKTFSHPSKLRKHQKFHTGVKHYKCNDCGKTFSHKLTLVHHQRIHTGERPYECSECGKVFNNRSHLTRHEKVHTGERPFECSKCGRAFSQSSNFLRHQKVHTQVRPYECNQCGKAFSRSSALIQHWRVHTGERPYECSECGRAFNNNSNLAQHQKVHTGERPFECSECGRDFSQSSHLLRHQKVHTGERPFECSECGKAFSNSSTLIQHQKVHTGQRPYECSECRKAFSRSSSLIQHWRIHTGERPYECSECGKAFAHSSSLIEHWRVHTRERPYECSECGKFFSQNSILIKHQKVHTGERPYQCSECGKFFSRKSSLIYHWRVHTGERPYECSECGRAFSNNSHLVRHQRVHTRERPYECSQCGKAFSERSTLVRHQIVHTRERTYECGHCGKIFSRLCNLAQHKRIHT from the exons ATGACTTCCCCCCCAACGTTCATATTTCTGGAATCCTATGGGATAAGGTCTGGAAGGGTATCCCAGGCACAGGGACCAGCATGTGCAAATTTCTTGAAG cCCATCTGTTGGCCTTCTAGCTTAGCTGTTTCATCATTGCAAAGCCCAGTGACCTTTGAAGATGTGGCTGTGTACTTTTCCAAGGAGGAGTGGGGGCTTCTTGATGCAGGCCAGAGGGACCTGTACCACAATGTTATGCTGGAGAACtttcagctcatgacctcacttG GTTGTTGGCATGGAGTGGAAGATGAGGGGACCCATTCCAAGAAGAATGCTTCTATACAAGGGATGTTACAGGTCAGGATCCCCACTGCAAATCCTTCCACCCAGAAGGCTGACACCTGTGATATGTGTGGCCCATTCTTGAAAGACATTTTGCACCTGGATGAACATCAAAGAACATATCCTGAGAATACCCTCTATACATGTGGAGCATGTGGAAGAGAGTTTTGGTTCAGTGTGAACCTTCACCAGCACCAGGAGGAGCACAGTAGAGAAAAGCCCTTCAGATGGGACAAGGACAGGGACTCATTTGTGGAACACTCTATAGTCCTTCTGTCAGAGAAGCCTTTCACTTGTGGGGAAGATGGTGAGGATGCCTTGGACAGCCATGACCTCTTCCAGCATCCAGCCATTGAGAGCAGTGGGAAGCCATATAGAAGCACAGAGTGCAGGAAGGCCTTTTCACACAGTTCTAATCTTGAGCAGCTCTTAGAAGTCCGTTCCACCCAGGAGCTCTTCAAGTGCAGCAACTGTGGAAAAGTCTTTCAGAAGAGCTCCACCCTCCTCAACCACCTGAGAATTCATTCTGAAGAGACACTGTTTAGATGTCCAACAGTTGAAAATTCCTTAGAGGAGAAATCAACCCTTGTTAATCACCAAAAATGTCATAATGAAGAGACATGTCATGTATGTAAAGAGTGTGAGAAGACCTTCAGTCACCCTTCTAAACTGAGGAAGCACCAGAAATTTCACACTGGAGTAAAACATTATAAGTGCAATGATTGTGGGAAAACCTTCAGCCACAAACTCACACTTGTTCATCACCAGCGAATTCATACAGGAGAAAGACCTtatgagtgcagtgaatgtgggaaagtCTTTAATAACAGGTCACACCTCACTCGACATGAGaaagttcacactggagaaaggcctttTGAGTGCAGCAAATGTGGAAGAGCCTTCAGCCAAAGCTCTAATTTCCTTCGGCACCAGAAAGTTCACACCCAAGTAAGACCATATGAGTGCAATCAATGTGGTAAAGCCTTCAGCCGTAGCTCTGCTCTCATTCAACACTggagagttcacactggagaaaggccttatgagtgCAGCGAGTGTGGAAGAGCTTTTAATAATAACTCCAACCTTGCTCAGCACCAGAAAGTTCACACTGGAGAACGGCCTTttgagtgcagtgaatgtggaaGAGACTTCAGCCAGAGCTCCCACCTCCTTCGACATCAGAAAGTTCACACTGGAGAACGGCCTTTTGAGTGCAgcgaatgtggaaaagccttcagcaATAGCTCCACTCTCATTCAGCACCAGAAAGTACATACCGGGCAAAGGCCTTATGAATGCAGTGAATGTAGAAAGGCCTTCAGTCGCAGCTCCAGCCTGATTCAGCACTGGAGAATTCACACCGGCGAAAGGCCTtatgagtgcagtgaatgtgggaaagcctttgcTCACAGTTCCAGTCTCATTGAGCACTGGAGAGTTCACACAAgagaaaggccttatgagtgcagtgaatgtgggaaattctTTAGCCAGAACTCCATTCTCATTAAACATCAGaaagttcacactggagaaaggccttatCAGTGCAGCGAATGTGGGAAGTTCTTTAGCCGAAAGTCCAGCCTTATTTATCACTggagagttcacactggagaaaggccttatgagtgCAGTGAGTGCGGGAGAGCCTTCAGCAATAATTCTCACCTGGTTCGTCACCAGAGAGTTCACACACGGGAAAGGCCCTATGAGTGCAGCcaatgtgggaaggcctttagtGAACGATCCACACTTGTTCGACACCAGATAGTACATACCAGAGAAAGGACTTATGagtgtggccactgtggaaaaattTTTAGCCGTCTTTGCAATCTTGCTCAGCATAAAAGGATTCATACCTGA